From one Flavobacteriales bacterium genomic stretch:
- a CDS encoding TrkH family potassium uptake protein: MGKLNYAMVMQIIAVIVRFSGGFILLSSFVSWFYEEKVFVDILLTGLLLIGLSFIGKFFPKTQDKELSKRDGYLVVALGWIFLTISGALPYWFSGAIPNFTDAAFESISGFTTTGSSILTDIESMPKGLLFWRSMTHWLGGMGIIVLAVAILPLLGVGGMQLFVAEAPGPSADKLRPRIADTAKRLWILYVALTGIQSILLRIAGMNWFDSVNHALCTLSTGGFSTKNASLAHWNDNPWIQYIVIIFMFIAGANFVLTYFALNGKVKKLTGNEEFRYYFGIVALFTIVSTLFIYFQADVSQSSIAHPMVWGALESAFRHALFQVLAVITTTGFVTADFTMWTPILTVLFFGMMFLGGSAGSTSGGVKFVRHIIMIKNGFMEFKRQLHPKAIIPVRFNGKAVHMKIVYNILAFFVIYMSFFIIGALALALTGLDFLTAIGGSATALGNVGPGLGDVSPVDNFAHLPAAAKWITSFLMIIGRLELFTFLIILTPYFWSERF; encoded by the coding sequence ATGGGTAAACTAAACTATGCAATGGTGATGCAAATCATTGCAGTGATTGTAAGATTTAGTGGAGGTTTTATTCTCCTGAGTTCCTTTGTGAGTTGGTTTTATGAAGAAAAAGTATTTGTAGATATCTTGTTAACTGGTTTGCTGTTAATCGGATTATCTTTTATTGGGAAATTCTTCCCAAAAACCCAAGATAAAGAACTTAGCAAGAGAGACGGTTATCTAGTAGTGGCTTTAGGATGGATTTTTCTGACTATTTCTGGTGCTTTACCTTATTGGTTTTCTGGAGCAATCCCCAATTTTACGGATGCTGCTTTTGAATCTATCTCTGGATTTACCACAACAGGTTCTTCCATTCTTACGGATATCGAATCTATGCCCAAAGGATTACTTTTTTGGAGGTCGATGACGCATTGGCTTGGAGGAATGGGGATCATCGTTTTGGCTGTGGCTATTTTACCTCTTCTTGGTGTTGGAGGAATGCAGTTGTTTGTAGCCGAAGCTCCTGGACCTTCTGCGGATAAATTAAGACCTAGGATTGCCGATACTGCAAAAAGGCTTTGGATACTCTATGTGGCACTCACTGGAATTCAGTCTATTCTATTGAGAATCGCTGGAATGAACTGGTTTGACTCTGTCAATCATGCACTTTGTACGCTTTCTACAGGTGGTTTTTCCACCAAAAATGCTTCTTTGGCTCATTGGAATGACAATCCATGGATTCAGTATATCGTAATTATTTTTATGTTTATCGCTGGAGCGAACTTTGTACTTACCTATTTTGCTCTAAACGGAAAAGTGAAAAAACTTACAGGAAATGAGGAGTTTCGTTACTATTTCGGAATAGTAGCATTGTTTACCATTGTTTCTACTCTTTTTATATACTTTCAGGCAGATGTATCTCAAAGCTCAATTGCTCATCCAATGGTTTGGGGAGCTTTAGAAAGTGCTTTCCGCCATGCACTTTTTCAAGTATTAGCGGTAATCACCACAACGGGTTTTGTTACAGCTGATTTTACCATGTGGACTCCCATTTTAACAGTACTCTTCTTTGGGATGATGTTCTTGGGTGGATCTGCGGGTTCTACAAGTGGTGGGGTTAAATTTGTAAGACATATTATCATGATAAAAAATGGTTTTATGGAGTTTAAAAGACAATTACATCCCAAGGCGATTATACCCGTTCGTTTCAACGGAAAAGCAGTTCACATGAAGATTGTTTATAATATTCTGGCGTTTTTTGTAATTTATATGTCCTTTTTTATCATTGGAGCTTTGGCTTTGGCACTTACAGGACTCGATTTTCTTACTGCCATAGGTGGTTCTGCCACGGCTTTAGGGAATGTAGGACCTGGTCTTGGAGATGTAAGCCCAGTAGATAATTTTGCACATTTACCCGCTGCTGCAAAATGGATTACTTCTTTTTTAATGATTATTGGACGTTTAGAATTGTTTACATTTTTAATTATCTTAACTCCATATTTTTGGTCTGAAAGATTTTAA
- a CDS encoding ATP-dependent Clp protease proteolytic subunit: MKRITINNIIGKVGEKSGIFLTDVISQYEALGRPKELEIFIQTFGGSTRVGDSICKYFEDLKEQGVKINTVAGEYVASMGVKIFLLGENRDATKCSFFMIHNPWAKPKGDADFLRLFADKLKEEEYEIAEHYASRTGASVESMKALMKIESELTPIQVYQLGFSTIKPQEADLEQVVAFLDLNKNQSKTNNHKQMTKEEFEAKTDSFLARVLNVFKSNGEIHNLIVQDANGKEIDFTELNDGDTPKVGDKATIDGKSASGEYVMPSGDTYSFENGALSKITPKEADTDSEEVANLKAKIAEKESEIETLKNSKETEINNLKETHKEAMNTLKTEVETQFNEFKSTFNFVETKPNQKPNTKKRFGSKIKPE; the protein is encoded by the coding sequence ATGAAACGTATAACGATCAACAATATAATCGGAAAAGTAGGTGAGAAAAGTGGAATTTTCTTAACAGATGTTATTAGTCAATACGAAGCATTAGGAAGACCAAAAGAGCTTGAAATTTTCATTCAAACCTTCGGAGGCAGCACTCGTGTAGGAGATAGCATTTGTAAGTATTTCGAAGATTTGAAAGAACAAGGAGTAAAAATAAACACAGTTGCTGGCGAGTATGTAGCGAGTATGGGTGTTAAAATTTTCCTTCTTGGAGAAAATAGAGATGCTACAAAGTGTTCCTTTTTTATGATTCACAACCCTTGGGCGAAACCCAAAGGAGACGCAGATTTCCTCCGATTGTTTGCTGATAAATTAAAGGAAGAAGAGTATGAAATAGCAGAGCATTACGCATCTAGAACAGGAGCTAGTGTTGAGAGTATGAAGGCTTTAATGAAAATTGAAAGCGAATTAACACCTATACAAGTTTATCAACTTGGATTCAGCACTATTAAGCCACAAGAAGCCGACTTAGAACAAGTGGTGGCTTTTCTCGATTTGAATAAAAATCAATCAAAAACAAATAACCATAAACAAATGACAAAGGAAGAATTTGAAGCTAAAACAGATTCTTTTCTCGCTCGTGTATTGAACGTTTTTAAAAGTAATGGAGAGATCCATAATCTTATAGTTCAGGATGCTAACGGAAAGGAAATCGATTTTACCGAATTGAACGATGGAGATACTCCAAAAGTTGGAGATAAAGCCACAATTGATGGGAAATCAGCTTCGGGAGAATATGTAATGCCAAGCGGTGATACTTACTCGTTCGAAAATGGAGCATTAAGCAAAATCACTCCAAAAGAAGCTGACACTGACAGCGAGGAAGTGGCAAATCTTAAAGCCAAAATTGCTGAAAAGGAAAGTGAAATTGAGACTTTGAAAAACTCGAAAGAAACAGAAATCAACAATCTGAAAGAAACTCACAAAGAAGCTATGAATACTCTTAAAACAGAGGTTGAAACACAGTTCAATGAGTTTAAATCGACTTTCAATTTTGTAGAAACAAAACCCAATCAAAAGCCGAACACAAAGAAAAGATTTGGTTCGAAAATTAAGCCTGAATAG
- the trkA gene encoding Trk system potassium transporter TrkA, with protein MKIIIAGAGEVGFHLAKLLSFEAQDITLIDLNQEKLEYADSHLDIITICDDATAPRVLKEAQIEDADLLIAVTASDTSNFMIAVLGKRFGAKKTIARMGSYAFQNSEQKEDLRVLGIDEVISPEKLAADEIFSLIGQSCFNESFDFDHGLLHLVGAVIKENSPVAGLTMAEASIRFHNIPFNTISVQRDRNQETIVPRGETVFMPGDQVYFVTNEAGYRDLYKLVDQENKKIEKIMILGGSRIGVNSAKLLCDDKYRVKLFEKDKDKSFKIADKFPGMMVINGDGRNVELLQEENIDDVDAFVALTGDSETNIMSCLVAKGRGVKKTIALVENMDYLHLSQSIGIDSLINKKFLAASQIVRYIRSGEVLALTNINNSNAEVLEYEVKEHCKIRGKELRDLRLPRQSIVGGIVRGEDGILPKGNFKIEEGDHILIFCLPEAISDVEKLFK; from the coding sequence ATGAAAATCATCATAGCTGGCGCTGGAGAAGTAGGGTTTCATCTAGCAAAATTACTATCCTTTGAGGCTCAGGATATCACTTTAATAGACCTCAACCAAGAGAAATTAGAATACGCTGATAGTCATTTGGATATTATTACAATCTGTGATGATGCCACAGCACCAAGAGTCCTGAAGGAAGCACAAATAGAAGACGCTGATCTACTGATTGCCGTAACGGCATCTGATACCAGTAATTTTATGATTGCTGTTTTGGGGAAACGTTTTGGAGCTAAGAAGACGATCGCTAGAATGGGTTCTTATGCCTTTCAAAATTCTGAACAAAAGGAAGATCTTCGAGTTCTGGGTATCGATGAAGTCATCTCTCCCGAAAAATTAGCCGCTGATGAAATATTCAGTCTAATAGGTCAATCTTGTTTTAACGAATCTTTTGATTTTGATCATGGATTACTCCATTTGGTGGGGGCTGTGATTAAAGAAAATTCACCAGTTGCTGGGCTGACCATGGCAGAGGCAAGTATACGTTTTCATAATATCCCCTTTAATACCATTTCGGTTCAAAGAGATCGTAACCAAGAAACGATTGTGCCACGAGGAGAAACTGTTTTTATGCCTGGAGATCAAGTATATTTTGTAACTAATGAAGCCGGTTATAGAGATCTATATAAGCTGGTTGATCAAGAAAACAAGAAGATAGAAAAAATAATGATTCTAGGAGGGAGTAGGATCGGGGTTAATTCTGCTAAATTGCTTTGTGACGATAAATATCGAGTAAAATTATTTGAAAAAGATAAAGATAAATCTTTCAAGATTGCCGATAAATTTCCAGGAATGATGGTAATTAATGGAGATGGAAGAAATGTAGAGCTGTTACAAGAAGAAAATATTGATGATGTAGATGCCTTTGTAGCACTCACAGGAGATTCTGAAACCAATATTATGTCATGTTTGGTTGCAAAAGGACGAGGTGTTAAAAAAACCATAGCTTTGGTAGAAAACATGGATTATCTTCATTTATCTCAGTCCATAGGAATAGATTCATTGATCAATAAAAAATTCTTGGCAGCCAGCCAAATTGTAAGATATATCCGTTCTGGTGAAGTTTTGGCACTTACAAATATCAATAATAGCAATGCAGAAGTATTGGAATATGAAGTAAAAGAGCATTGCAAAATCAGAGGAAAAGAATTACGTGATTTACGTTTGCCAAGACAATCCATTGTAGGAGGAATTGTAAGAGGAGAGGATGGTATTTTACCAAAAGGTAACTTCAAAATAGAAGAAGGTGATCATATTTTGATTTTCTGTTTACCAGAGGCTATTTCGGACGTTGAAAAATTATTTAAATAA
- a CDS encoding DUF1353 domain-containing protein, whose product MEAIVIPFGTNPTFIPLDYYPTSRESKFFELYAPLEVTLSNGDVIVIPKGFKTDLSSTPRWLWSFLPPYGVDLIAYIIHDYLFVTKIYSRKFTDTEMYLWAKILRKDNTDPWLRYQGVRLFGWAVWHKIIKL is encoded by the coding sequence ATGGAAGCAATAGTAATACCTTTTGGAACAAATCCAACCTTCATTCCTTTGGATTACTACCCAACATCAAGAGAAAGTAAGTTCTTTGAGCTGTACGCACCGCTTGAAGTTACTTTGAGTAATGGTGATGTGATTGTGATCCCGAAAGGTTTTAAAACAGATTTAAGCTCAACGCCCCGTTGGTTGTGGTCTTTTTTACCGCCTTATGGAGTTGATTTGATTGCTTATATCATTCATGACTATTTATTTGTAACCAAAATTTATAGCAGAAAATTTACAGATACTGAAATGTATCTATGGGCAAAAATATTAAGAAAAGACAATACAGATCCATGGCTTAGATACCAAGGAGTAAGACTCTTTGGCTGGGCGGTGTGGCACAAAATAATAAAATTATGA
- a CDS encoding M43 family zinc metalloprotease, with protein MNLGNKESNYMFKNLFLFSAILLWTNGLAQDKRCAHDAFSHIMEKEIPGYLQNLEESRVHRFVSEPQMRNNFNSDTIPVVFHILYKTNAQNIPDARVHEQIAIMNQDYRALNADSVDIPNVFKSAKGYSKIHFALADRDPNGNYTTGINRYSTTVDEFIVDNKMKKTSTGGANAWDTKKYMNIWVCRIGDNTLGFATQPPAHGSPNDGMVLHYRHVGFSSGAPFNLGRTGVHETGHYLGLDHTWGGGGCTSDDGFSDTPAQASETYGVPSSIPQSCGSNDMYVNFMDYSDDKVLLMFTKQQVTYMHNILNTTRKSLLTSGGYVGVHEVKYPKATVYPNPVNHTLNIELQDIYLDQSIQITDISGKIVGNISVNKNHISYPIGSMENGIYFLLFRGQMINKFVVMK; from the coding sequence ATGAACCTTGGAAACAAAGAATCAAACTATATGTTCAAAAATCTATTTTTATTTTCTGCAATTCTACTCTGGACAAATGGATTAGCGCAGGATAAACGCTGTGCACACGATGCATTTAGCCATATAATGGAGAAAGAAATACCGGGATATCTTCAAAACCTTGAGGAGTCTAGAGTTCATCGTTTTGTGAGTGAACCTCAAATGAGAAATAACTTTAATTCTGATACCATTCCTGTGGTTTTTCATATTCTTTATAAAACAAATGCACAAAATATTCCCGATGCCAGAGTCCATGAGCAAATAGCGATTATGAACCAAGATTATCGAGCTCTTAATGCTGATTCTGTAGATATTCCTAATGTTTTTAAATCCGCAAAGGGTTATTCAAAGATTCATTTTGCACTTGCAGATAGAGATCCCAATGGAAACTACACTACAGGAATTAACCGGTATTCAACAACAGTAGATGAATTTATTGTAGATAATAAAATGAAAAAAACTTCTACTGGCGGGGCAAACGCATGGGACACCAAAAAATATATGAATATTTGGGTCTGTAGAATTGGTGACAACACCCTTGGATTTGCCACCCAACCACCAGCACACGGAAGTCCAAACGATGGAATGGTACTACATTATCGTCATGTAGGATTCTCAAGTGGTGCTCCTTTTAATTTAGGAAGAACAGGCGTACATGAAACAGGACATTATCTAGGACTCGATCATACATGGGGCGGTGGAGGTTGTACCAGTGATGATGGTTTCTCAGACACACCTGCTCAGGCTTCTGAAACTTATGGGGTTCCCTCTAGCATTCCGCAATCTTGCGGGAGTAATGATATGTATGTAAACTTTATGGATTACTCTGATGACAAAGTCCTTTTGATGTTTACCAAACAACAAGTTACCTATATGCACAATATTCTAAACACTACAAGAAAAAGCCTTCTTACTTCGGGGGGATATGTAGGTGTTCATGAAGTAAAATACCCAAAAGCGACTGTTTACCCAAATCCTGTAAATCACACGCTGAATATTGAGTTACAAGATATTTATCTTGATCAAAGTATTCAGATTACAGACATTTCTGGGAAAATTGTTGGCAATATTTCGGTTAATAAAAATCATATCTCTTACCCAATTGGATCTATGGAAAACGGTATATATTTCCTTCTTTTTAGAGGGCAAATGATTAACAAATTTGTGGTAATGAAATAA
- a CDS encoding D-Ala-D-Ala carboxypeptidase family metallohydrolase, whose protein sequence is MQHRQLTPHFNLIEFHSKDGAEMPVEVFKNVKKMANILEIVRSYFNQPIRINSAYRSPEHNRKIGGVRNSFHTKGMAVDITIKNKTPKQVTKGIKHLIRLGAIPQGGIGLYNGFVHYDFRGYKARWDKSSWYNFF, encoded by the coding sequence ATGCAACATAGACAGTTAACACCTCATTTTAATCTAATAGAATTTCATTCAAAAGATGGTGCCGAAATGCCTGTTGAAGTTTTTAAGAACGTCAAGAAAATGGCGAATATTTTGGAAATAGTGAGAAGCTACTTCAATCAACCTATTCGAATAAACTCAGCTTATAGAAGTCCAGAGCATAACAGAAAAATTGGAGGAGTTCGAAATTCATTTCACACCAAAGGAATGGCGGTGGATATTACTATTAAAAACAAAACGCCAAAGCAAGTTACTAAAGGCATTAAGCATTTAATAAGATTAGGTGCTATTCCTCAAGGCGGAATAGGCTTGTATAATGGCTTTGTTCATTATGACTTTAGAGGATATAAAGCACGTTGGGATAAATCATCTTGGTATAATTTCTTTTAA